CATCAATCCTTGATTATGCAGGGTATGATGTAACGAGAGAATTTTATATAAATGATGTCGGTAATCAGATAGAAAAATTTGGGTATTCCCTTGAAACGAGATATCTTGAACTGTTGGGTGTTAAGTCTGAAATTCTTGAGGGTGGTTATCATGGAGAAGACATAATCGATAGAGCAAAAGAGTTTTTAGAACTGTATGGGGACAGATATAAGGATTATCCATCAGAGGATAGGAGAAAAGCATTAGTAGAGTACAGCCTTAAAAAAAATATAGAAAAAATAAAAGAAGATTTAAACGCTTATGGGATTGAATATGATGTATGGTTTTCGGAAAAGATATTGCATGACAATGGCGAAGTAGATAATGTCATAAAAGAACTAAAAGAAAAAGGATATACCTATGAAAAGGATGGAGCTATATGGTTTAAAGAAACTTTATTTGGCGCAGATAAGGACGATGTGCTGGTTAGGGCAAATGGATATCCTACATATCTTGCATCAGATATTGCATACCATAAAAACAAATTCATAACCCGTGGATATGATTGGGTTATAGACATTTGGGGTGCTGACCATCATGGGCATGTTGCGCCAATGAAAGGCGCTATGAAAGCCCTCGGTATCAATCCCGACAGGCTTGACGTTCTCTTGATGCAGCTTGTAAGGCTTATAAAAGGCGGCGAAGTTGTCAAGATGTCAAAAAGGACAGGCAGGATGGTGACCTTAAGAGATTTAATAGAAGAAGTAGGAAAAGATGCCGCAAAGTTTTTCTTTAATATGCGTTCTGCTGATAGTGCTGTTGACTTTGACATGGATTTGGCAAAAGAACAGTCAAATGAAAATCCGGTATTTTATGTTCAATATGCACATGCAAGAATTTGCTCTATCATAAGGCAGCTTGAAGAAGAAGGGGTAAAAATCAGGGATATTGAAAATGCTGATTTAAGCCTCTTAAAAGAAGAAACCGAAAAAGACCTCATTAAAAAGCTGGCATATCTTCCTGAAGAAGTTACTATTGCGGCAAAAACAATGGCTCCTCACAGGATTACGAGGTATATACTGGATGTCGCATCACTTTTTCATTCCTTTTACAATAGCTGCAGGGTAAAAGGTGTAGATGAAAACTTGATGAAAGCAAGGCTTGTACTCATAGTTGCAACAAGGACAGTAATAAAAAATGTACTGGATATGCTGAAAATTACAGCACCAGAAAAAATGTAAAAGTGCGGTATTGTTTTTCTTATATTTGAGCAAATTACAGCTAAAATATATCAATAATGTGTTATAATATAATGTAGGAGGTGTATAATATGAATATAAAATGGTTTGGACATGCTTGCTTTAAAATAACGTCTGATAATGGTATTTCAATTGTTACTGATCCATTTGATAAATCTGTTGGTTATCCTATGCCTGATGTTACAGCAGATATTGTTACATCTTCACATTCACATTATGATCATAATTATTTTAAAGCTGTAAAAGGAAAATTTGAAATTGTAAATACACCTGGAGACCATCTTGTAAAAGGTATACATATAAAGGGGATTAATACATTTCATGATGATGAGTATGGTGCTAAAAGAGGTAAAAATATAGTATTTTTGATGAAAATTGATGGTATGAATTTATGTCATGCAGGAGATTTGGGGCATTTACTGACAGAAGAACAGATAAATGAGATAGGTTCTGTAGATATTCTTTTGATACCTGTAGGAGGTTTTTATACAATTGATGACAGGCAGGCTGTTAAAGTGATGGAGCAATTAAAGCCTAAGCTTACTATTCCAATGCACTATAAAACACCGGCAATTAATTTTCCTATAGAAACAGCGGATAATTTTTTAAAAATGACCGGCGGTGAGAAAATATCATCAACAGAAATAAATATTAATAAACAGGATTTAGAAGGTCAGCCAAAAGTAATTGCATTGAGTTATTGATTTTTCATTATCACGAGCATAAGCAAGCCTTAAATATTTAGAAAATTTTTTGTTTATGAATAAAAAAAATTTGTCTGGGAAATATAATATTATAAGGTTCGCAATGGTTGAGCCAAGATTACTGCAGGATGGAAGTTCTGCTGTAGTCGGCTGAAGATTGGCATTTAATCTTAGGGTTAGATGTTAGTCGGAGGGCAGATTATAATATGTTCTATTCTTAAAGGGATGTATTATAGTCGAGCTAAGACTGTTACAGGTGCTATATGTCAACAGTACTATGTACTTATGACAGAAGCATGGTACAGCTTAAAAATTGTATCAGCTTCTTAAGTATCTGTAATAGTCGAGCATAGGTCTATATGAGTTTTAAAATATCTTGTAAATTGCTTTATAAGCATATTTACAGGTAAAGAGATTTATATAGGCTGAAGCGAAGATCATTGCGGACCTTATTTTTTTGTTGTTTTATGGTATTTTTTTCAAAAGCATTGTGTTATAATAAATATGTTATTAAATTTTTAAAAGGTGATTAGTGATGATAAAATTAGCACTTATCCAAATAAAGGTACATAAAGATAAAAATATTAATTTAAAAAGAGCTGAAATGGGTATTAAAGAAGCAGCAAAAAACGGTGCTGAAATAATATGTCTTCCGGAAATGTTTAACTGCCCATATGATAACAATTATTTTGTAAAATTTGCGGAAACTTATCCTAATGGGGATACGATAAAAATGCTTGCAAAAGCAGCCTCTGAAAATAATGTCTTTATAATAGGCGGTTCAATACCGGAGAGGTATCAAGACAAATTATACAATACATGCTTTATATTTAACCAAAAGGGGGAGATGTCAGGACGGTACAGAAAAATACACCTTTTTGACGTTGATTTAAAAGGCATGAGATTTTATGAATCTGATACACTAAGTCCGGGCTCGGATATTACGATTGTTGATACCGGCAAAATTAAGCTGGGGATTGCAATATGCTATGATATGAGATTTCCTGAACTGATGAGTTTATATGCAAAGAAGGGTGTTCAAATGATGGTGATTCCTGCGGCTTTTAATACAATAACAGGTCCTGCCCACTGGGAAGTGCTTTTAAGAGCAAGAGCAATAGACAACCAGGTATTTGTAGCGGCAATATCCCCTGCAAGGGATGAGACAGCATCTTATGTTGCGTATGGGGATTCTATGGTGGTTGGACCATGGGGGAATATTATAACGAAAGCCGGAATAGATGA
This is a stretch of genomic DNA from Aceticella autotrophica. It encodes these proteins:
- the argS gene encoding arginine--tRNA ligase, with the protein product MDNIVQRVKDEIKDMVIKSIKKAVDSGLMSIEEIPEIEIEEPKEKQYGDFAINTAMIMSKQAKMAPRKIAEIIVNNINKEDSLIEKIDVAGPGFINFYIKTIYLEETLKLVYERNKDYGRVNIGKGKKVQVEFVSANPTGPMHMGNARGGAIGDALASILDYAGYDVTREFYINDVGNQIEKFGYSLETRYLELLGVKSEILEGGYHGEDIIDRAKEFLELYGDRYKDYPSEDRRKALVEYSLKKNIEKIKEDLNAYGIEYDVWFSEKILHDNGEVDNVIKELKEKGYTYEKDGAIWFKETLFGADKDDVLVRANGYPTYLASDIAYHKNKFITRGYDWVIDIWGADHHGHVAPMKGAMKALGINPDRLDVLLMQLVRLIKGGEVVKMSKRTGRMVTLRDLIEEVGKDAAKFFFNMRSADSAVDFDMDLAKEQSNENPVFYVQYAHARICSIIRQLEEEGVKIRDIENADLSLLKEETEKDLIKKLAYLPEEVTIAAKTMAPHRITRYILDVASLFHSFYNSCRVKGVDENLMKARLVLIVATRTVIKNVLDMLKITAPEKM
- a CDS encoding MBL fold metallo-hydrolase — translated: MNIKWFGHACFKITSDNGISIVTDPFDKSVGYPMPDVTADIVTSSHSHYDHNYFKAVKGKFEIVNTPGDHLVKGIHIKGINTFHDDEYGAKRGKNIVFLMKIDGMNLCHAGDLGHLLTEEQINEIGSVDILLIPVGGFYTIDDRQAVKVMEQLKPKLTIPMHYKTPAINFPIETADNFLKMTGGEKISSTEININKQDLEGQPKVIALSY
- a CDS encoding carbon-nitrogen hydrolase family protein translates to MIKLALIQIKVHKDKNINLKRAEMGIKEAAKNGAEIICLPEMFNCPYDNNYFVKFAETYPNGDTIKMLAKAASENNVFIIGGSIPERYQDKLYNTCFIFNQKGEMSGRYRKIHLFDVDLKGMRFYESDTLSPGSDITIVDTGKIKLGIAICYDMRFPELMSLYAKKGVQMMVIPAAFNTITGPAHWEVLLRARAIDNQVFVAAISPARDETASYVAYGDSMVVGPWGNIITKAGIDEEIIYADIDLSIEEEIRKRIPLLKNRRM